One window of Jannaschia sp. CCS1 genomic DNA carries:
- a CDS encoding P1 family peptidase: MVPGLRNLITDVAGLRVGNAQDAGLKSGATVLVGDAPFTAAVHVMGGAPGTRETDLLAPDKTVQNADALVLSGGSAFGLDAASGVADALRAQGRGFQVGDQVVPIVPAAILFDLINGGDKTWDVNPYGALGREALADADADFTLGTSGAGTGALIADMKGGLGSASLRVGRYTVGALVAVNALGRVTVGDSRHFWAAPFEMDAEFGGHGPAPAFNAQALPPVKGGAQNTTIAIVATDAGLTQAQATRMAVAAHDGMARAIYPSHTPMDGDLVFAAATGAQPLSDEGDPLMLGHAAALCLSRAIARGVFEATAEDGDVMPTYGAMFGLPG; this comes from the coding sequence ATGGTGCCGGGGCTGCGAAACCTGATCACCGATGTGGCGGGGCTGCGCGTGGGCAACGCGCAGGACGCGGGGTTGAAGTCCGGGGCGACGGTGCTGGTCGGAGACGCGCCGTTCACTGCCGCCGTCCACGTCATGGGCGGCGCGCCGGGGACGAGAGAGACGGACCTGCTGGCACCGGACAAGACGGTACAGAACGCGGATGCGCTGGTGTTGTCGGGGGGGTCGGCCTTCGGCCTCGACGCGGCCTCCGGCGTGGCGGACGCCCTGCGGGCGCAGGGCAGAGGGTTCCAGGTTGGCGATCAAGTGGTGCCGATTGTCCCTGCCGCGATCCTGTTTGATCTGATCAATGGCGGCGACAAGACCTGGGACGTGAACCCCTATGGGGCGCTTGGGCGGGAGGCGTTGGCCGATGCGGATGCGGATTTTACCCTCGGCACCAGCGGCGCGGGCACCGGCGCGTTGATCGCAGATATGAAGGGCGGACTTGGCTCGGCATCCCTGCGGGTTGGCCGCTATACCGTGGGCGCGTTGGTGGCCGTCAACGCCCTGGGCCGCGTGACGGTGGGCGACAGCCGCCACTTCTGGGCCGCGCCCTTCGAGATGGACGCCGAGTTCGGCGGGCACGGCCCCGCACCGGCGTTCAACGCGCAGGCCCTGCCCCCGGTCAAAGGCGGCGCGCAGAACACCACCATCGCCATTGTCGCCACCGATGCAGGCCTGACGCAGGCCCAGGCCACGCGGATGGCCGTGGCGGCCCATGACGGGATGGCGCGCGCGATCTATCCCAGCCACACACCGATGGATGGGGACCTCGTCTTTGCTGCCGCCACAGGCGCGCAGCCGTTGTCGGATGAGGGCGACCCGCTGATGCTTGGCCATGCGGCCGCCCTTTGCCTGTCCCGCGCCATCGCAAGGGGCGTGTTCGAGGCGACAGCGGAAGACGGTGACGTCATGCCCACCTATGGGGCCATGTTCGGCCTGCCCGGCTGA
- a CDS encoding cupin domain-containing protein, with protein sequence MSAINLAQKLAQFSDHWSPKVVGGFNGHDLMVVKVEGEFVWHSHPNTDDFFMVLKGEIDIEMRDRTVTLREGEVFVVPAGVEHRPVARAEAHMLLIEPAGTPNTGDPATAAAKVAL encoded by the coding sequence ATGAGCGCGATCAATCTGGCCCAGAAACTGGCCCAATTCAGCGATCACTGGAGCCCCAAAGTGGTGGGCGGCTTCAACGGGCATGATTTAATGGTGGTGAAGGTGGAGGGGGAATTCGTCTGGCATTCCCACCCCAACACGGACGATTTCTTCATGGTTCTGAAGGGTGAGATCGACATCGAAATGCGCGACCGAACGGTGACCCTGCGCGAGGGGGAGGTGTTCGTGGTCCCTGCGGGCGTCGAACACCGGCCCGTGGCGCGGGCCGAGGCGCATATGCTGCTGATCGAGCCTGCGGGTACGCCCAACACCGGCGATCCTGCGACGGCGGCCGCGAAGGTGGCCCTGTGA
- a CDS encoding glucose 1-dehydrogenase, producing the protein MRLESKTAIVTGAASGFGAGIARVFSREGASVLVADLNEEAAVAVADEVGGAAIRTDVSKGADVAAMARAAMDQWGRIDIVVNNAGITHLPTPLEDVSEEEFDRVLAVNAKSVYLTAREIVPVMKAAGVGAILNVASTAGLSPRPNLNWYNASKGWMITATKTMAVELAPFGIRVNALCPVAGETPLLASFMGEDTPEIRAKFLSTIPLGRFSTPQDMGEAAAFLCSDAASMITGTALEVDGGRCI; encoded by the coding sequence ATGCGACTTGAGAGTAAGACCGCGATTGTGACCGGCGCGGCGTCGGGCTTTGGCGCGGGCATCGCACGGGTGTTTTCGCGGGAGGGGGCCTCCGTCCTGGTGGCGGACCTGAACGAGGAAGCCGCCGTTGCGGTCGCCGATGAGGTCGGCGGCGCCGCGATCCGCACGGATGTGTCCAAGGGTGCGGATGTGGCGGCGATGGCGCGCGCGGCGATGGACCAATGGGGGCGCATCGACATCGTGGTGAACAACGCGGGCATCACGCATCTGCCGACACCGCTGGAAGACGTCAGCGAGGAGGAGTTTGACCGCGTGCTGGCGGTGAATGCCAAGTCCGTCTACCTAACCGCGCGGGAAATCGTGCCGGTGATGAAGGCGGCGGGTGTGGGCGCGATCCTGAATGTGGCGTCCACGGCGGGACTGTCGCCCCGGCCAAACCTGAACTGGTACAACGCCTCCAAGGGCTGGATGATCACCGCGACCAAGACGATGGCGGTGGAGCTGGCGCCCTTCGGCATCCGCGTCAACGCGCTGTGTCCCGTGGCCGGAGAGACGCCGCTTCTGGCCAGTTTCATGGGCGAGGACACGCCCGAGATCCGCGCGAAATTCCTGTCTACGATCCCGTTGGGGCGGTTCTCCACTCCGCAGGATATGGGGGAGGCGGCGGCGTTCCTGTGCTCGGACGCCGCGTCGATGATCACCGGGACGGCGTTGGAAGTGGACGGGGGGCGCTGCATATGA
- a CDS encoding aldehyde dehydrogenase family protein has translation MSIWFDPSLLFINGKWRACASGETLPVINPSNGENIARIARGGGADVDAAVASAEGAQAGEWGAMTAAERGRILLRLSHLVLEHGDALAEMEATDVGKPLTQARADVTALARYCEFYGGAADKLHGATIPFNAGYTVYTLREPHGVTGHIIPWNYPMQIIGRSIGAALATGNSCVLKPAEDACLTALAFADLAHQAGLPAGALNVVPGLGAEAGAALTAHAGVRHLSFTGSVATGRAVQIAAAENIVPVTLELGGKSPQLVFADADLGKALPFLVNAGIQNAGQTCSAGSRILVQREIHDELAGRLAEAVTALTIGPAMEDARVGPLVSARQKSIVDGFLAQAGPDQVLARASLPDGLPEGGHYVAPTLLGGLAPDHPLAQDEIFGPVQVLIPFDDEDDAVRIANGTTYGLVASVWSADGGRQMRLAKRLRAGQVFLNNYGAAGGVELPFGGVGHSGHGREKGFEAMYAFTTLKTVAAHHG, from the coding sequence ATGTCCATCTGGTTTGACCCCTCCCTCCTCTTCATCAACGGCAAATGGCGCGCCTGTGCCAGTGGGGAGACCCTGCCCGTGATCAACCCGTCCAACGGCGAGAACATCGCGCGCATCGCGCGGGGTGGTGGAGCGGACGTGGACGCCGCCGTCGCAAGCGCCGAAGGCGCGCAAGCAGGCGAATGGGGCGCGATGACAGCCGCGGAGCGGGGCCGAATCCTGCTGCGCCTGAGCCATCTTGTGTTGGAGCATGGGGACGCTCTGGCCGAAATGGAAGCCACAGACGTTGGCAAACCGCTGACCCAGGCCCGCGCCGATGTCACCGCGCTGGCCCGCTATTGCGAGTTCTATGGCGGGGCCGCCGACAAGCTGCACGGCGCGACGATCCCGTTCAACGCGGGCTACACCGTCTACACCCTGCGCGAACCCCATGGCGTCACCGGCCACATCATCCCGTGGAATTACCCGATGCAGATCATCGGACGCTCCATCGGCGCGGCGCTGGCCACGGGCAATTCCTGCGTCTTGAAGCCGGCTGAGGACGCTTGCCTGACGGCGCTAGCCTTCGCCGATCTGGCCCATCAGGCGGGCCTGCCAGCGGGGGCGTTGAACGTGGTGCCCGGATTGGGCGCAGAGGCGGGCGCCGCCCTGACCGCCCACGCGGGCGTCCGGCATCTGTCGTTCACAGGCTCCGTCGCCACGGGCCGGGCCGTGCAGATCGCAGCGGCCGAAAACATCGTGCCGGTCACGCTGGAATTGGGGGGCAAATCGCCGCAATTGGTCTTTGCCGATGCCGACCTCGGCAAAGCGTTGCCGTTTCTGGTGAACGCGGGCATCCAGAACGCGGGCCAGACGTGTTCGGCGGGATCGCGCATTCTGGTGCAGCGGGAGATCCACGATGAGCTGGCCGGGCGACTGGCGGAGGCGGTGACCGCGCTGACCATCGGCCCCGCCATGGAGGATGCACGGGTCGGGCCATTGGTCTCGGCCCGTCAAAAGAGCATCGTTGACGGGTTTCTGGCCCAGGCAGGGCCGGATCAGGTTCTGGCCAGGGCGAGCTTGCCGGACGGGTTGCCAGAGGGCGGGCACTACGTCGCGCCGACGCTTCTGGGCGGCTTGGCCCCGGATCATCCGTTGGCCCAGGACGAGATCTTCGGCCCCGTGCAGGTGTTGATCCCGTTTGACGATGAAGACGATGCCGTGCGGATTGCCAATGGGACGACATATGGGTTGGTGGCATCGGTCTGGTCTGCAGATGGGGGGCGGCAGATGCGGCTCGCCAAACGGCTGCGCGCGGGGCAGGTTTTCCTGAACAATTACGGAGCGGCAGGCGGGGTGGAGCTGCCCTTTGGCGGTGTTGGCCATTCCGGTCATGGGCGCGAAAAGGGGTTTGAGGCGATGTACGCGTTTACCACGTTGAAGACTGTCGCGGCGCATCACGGGTGA